From Heliomicrobium modesticaldum Ice1, a single genomic window includes:
- a CDS encoding nucleoside triphosphate pyrophosphohydrolase: MATVTHNKLVRDLIPQIILRAGKYPEMRIAGDGEYRELLLAKLQEEMQEYISSGSPDELADILEVLIALAESDGLSWAEIVALADQKREERGAFREKIVLIRVED, from the coding sequence ATGGCAACCGTTACCCACAACAAACTCGTCCGCGATCTCATCCCTCAGATCATCCTCCGCGCCGGCAAGTACCCGGAAATGCGCATCGCCGGCGACGGGGAGTATCGTGAACTGCTCCTTGCAAAGCTCCAGGAGGAAATGCAGGAATATATATCTAGCGGCAGTCCCGACGAGTTGGCCGATATCCTGGAGGTTCTCATCGCCTTAGCTGAGAGTGACGGGCTGTCCTGGGCGGAGATCGTAGCGTTGGCTGACCAGAAGCGGGAGGAGCGGGGGGCTTTTCGAGAAAAAATCGTCTTGATCCGGGTAGAAGACTGA
- a CDS encoding MASE3 domain-containing protein, which yields MSSIGRTFTAVLSAALLFSVALLPFWERQYHVAHALFELLCVLLALSGFIITWILFDKGSPESHLFGFGFLAVGLFTILHVCAFLGILAIPSEAPDVVCWFWLTERLVESMIFLFASPVASFRMNRWAWLFLTLLGTSAISIAFLSQPGLFPTLFLEGQGVSTTAKMVIEYGITGFFFASLIMQLRKSSLQQQGYTPQVILALLLALPVGALSNVASMHSFGSLLVHTLKVCYYYFLFKGLFAHMILSPYQELSAASERFYKIFHASPASISIVTIHGYRYVDVNDAWTKLTGYSREEVIGKTQRECGCLDRETHRAIANRPVRNIIGKFTTKSGDVREGLITTEVIELDGVPCLLYVTIDVTEKNEFERELARLDRLHLVGQVAAGIGHEIRNPLTTVRGFLQLFGAKADLVQYDEYFRLMISELDRANDIITEFLSLAKTKPKQLRLQDLNEIITSLHPLLMAQAFKKDKQLVIDLGRIPLLALDEHEIRQLLLNLVNNAMDAMKQRGTVTIRTYVDGERVLLAVRDEGEGIAEEIQSKIGTPFFTTKAHGTGLGLATCYSIVERHRGRIDYETGPKGTTFFIAFPLEAEAKGDLNIAS from the coding sequence ATGTCGTCGATAGGGCGCACCTTCACAGCAGTACTATCGGCAGCCCTTTTATTTTCGGTCGCTCTCTTACCGTTCTGGGAAAGGCAGTACCATGTCGCCCATGCCCTTTTTGAACTCCTCTGCGTGTTGCTCGCCTTGTCCGGCTTTATCATCACCTGGATTCTCTTCGATAAAGGAAGTCCGGAAAGCCATCTCTTCGGCTTCGGATTCTTGGCCGTCGGTCTGTTTACGATTCTCCATGTCTGTGCCTTCCTCGGAATCCTGGCGATACCGTCGGAAGCCCCTGACGTGGTATGTTGGTTTTGGTTGACGGAGCGACTCGTCGAATCGATGATCTTTCTTTTCGCTTCTCCCGTTGCGTCCTTCCGAATGAATCGGTGGGCCTGGCTCTTTCTGACGCTGCTGGGAACTTCGGCGATCTCCATTGCCTTTCTCTCCCAGCCAGGCCTGTTTCCCACGCTGTTTCTCGAAGGTCAGGGCGTGTCCACGACGGCGAAAATGGTCATAGAATATGGCATCACCGGCTTCTTTTTCGCCAGCCTCATCATGCAGTTGCGGAAAAGTTCGCTGCAACAACAGGGATATACGCCGCAGGTCATATTGGCCCTCTTGCTGGCCCTGCCGGTGGGGGCGCTCTCGAACGTCGCCTCAATGCACTCCTTCGGCAGCCTGCTCGTCCACACGCTGAAAGTCTGCTATTATTACTTTTTATTCAAAGGACTTTTTGCCCACATGATTCTGTCGCCATACCAGGAGCTGTCGGCGGCTTCCGAGCGCTTTTATAAAATATTTCATGCGAGCCCGGCGAGCATCTCCATCGTCACCATCCACGGATACCGGTACGTCGATGTCAATGACGCCTGGACGAAGTTGACGGGCTATTCGCGAGAGGAGGTCATCGGCAAGACTCAACGGGAATGCGGATGCCTCGACCGGGAAACCCACCGGGCCATCGCCAACCGGCCGGTGCGGAACATCATCGGCAAATTCACTACGAAAAGCGGCGACGTGCGGGAAGGGCTCATCACCACGGAAGTCATCGAATTGGACGGCGTGCCTTGCCTGTTATACGTCACCATCGATGTGACTGAAAAGAACGAGTTCGAGCGGGAGCTGGCCCGTCTCGATCGCCTACACCTCGTCGGGCAGGTGGCCGCAGGGATCGGCCATGAGATCCGCAATCCTCTGACAACGGTGCGCGGATTCCTGCAACTCTTTGGCGCCAAAGCGGACCTGGTCCAATATGACGAGTATTTTCGGTTGATGATCAGCGAACTGGACCGGGCCAATGATATCATCACCGAATTTCTCTCTCTGGCTAAAACCAAACCAAAGCAACTGAGGCTGCAAGACCTCAACGAGATCATCACCAGTCTGCATCCCTTATTGATGGCACAAGCCTTCAAAAAGGACAAACAACTGGTCATTGATCTCGGCCGAATACCCTTATTGGCGCTGGACGAACATGAAATCCGCCAACTCCTCTTAAACCTCGTGAACAACGCCATGGATGCGATGAAACAAAGGGGGACGGTGACGATCCGCACATACGTCGATGGCGAGCGCGTCCTGTTGGCCGTCCGCGACGAGGGAGAGGGGATCGCCGAGGAAATCCAAAGCAAGATCGGCACCCCTTTTTTCACCACGAAGGCCCACGGAACGGGATTGGGGCTGGCCACCTGCTATTCCATCGTCGAGCGCCATCGCGGGCGGATCGACTATGAAACCGGTCCGAAGGGGACCACCTTCTTTATCGCCTTTCCACTTGAAGCCGAAGCGAAGGGAGATCTGAACATCGCATCTTAG